A segment of the Alphaproteobacteria bacterium genome:
GCTCAGGCTCTCGAACGTGCCGCACCTGGCCGACGTCAGCACCTTGTTGCGCCTCTTGGCCCGGCTCGGCGTCGAGGTCACCATGAACGGCGACGCGGACGACGAAGGCCACGTCGGCCGGGTGCTGTCGCTGAATGCCGCCGGGGTCCACGACACGCTGGCGCCTTACGACCTGGTGCGCAAGATGCGGGCTTCGGTACTGGTGCTGGGGCCCTTGCTGGCGCGCCGCGGCAAGGCCCGGGTGTCGCTGCCCGGCGGCTGCGCCATCGGCCCGCGGCCGGTCGATCTGCACCTGCAGGCGCTGGCCGATCTGGGGGCCGAGATCGAGCTGGTGGACGGTTACATAAATGCCAGCGCGCCCGGCGGCCTGCGCGGCGGCGAGATCCGCTTTCCCAAGGTTTCCGTAGGGGCCACGGAAAACGCCCTGATGGCGGCCACCCTGGCGCGCGGCGGATCGGTTATCGAAAACGCCGCCCGCGAGCCCGAAGTCGCCGAACTGGCGCGTTGCCTGGTGGCCATGGGGGCGCGCATCGAGGGCATCGGCAGCGACCGCTTGGAAATAGAAGGCACCGACGCGCTCTCCGGCGCCGACTGGCGCATCATGCCCGACCGCATCGAAAGCGGCACTTTCGCCGCCGCCGCCGCCATCACCGGTGGCAGCCTCGAGCTGGTTGGCGCGCGGCTCGAACTTATGAGGGCGGTGGTCGAGGCCCTGCAGCGCATCGGCGTCGAGATCAGCGAGACCGAGGCAGGGCTGAGCGTGGTGGCGGGCGGCGGCCTTGCCGGCCTCGATATCACCACCCAGCCCTACCCCGGCTTTCCCACCGACATGCAGGCCCAGATGATGGCGCTGCTGAGCGTCGCCGAAGGCGCCTCGATGATCTCCGAGACCATCTTCGAGAACCGCTTCATGCACGTGCCCGAGCTCTGCCGCATGGGTGCCGACATCGTCGTCAGCGGGGGCTCGGCGATGATCCGCGGCGTCTCGCGCCTCAAGGGCGCGCCGACCATGGCCACCGACTTGCGCGCCTCGGTCTCGCTGGTGCTGGCCGGCCTGGCGGCCGATGGCGAGACCG
Coding sequences within it:
- the murA gene encoding UDP-N-acetylglucosamine 1-carboxyvinyltransferase; amino-acid sequence: MDRIRITGGVPLAGRVRIGGAKNAALKLMAAALLSEGTLRLSNVPHLADVSTLLRLLARLGVEVTMNGDADDEGHVGRVLSLNAAGVHDTLAPYDLVRKMRASVLVLGPLLARRGKARVSLPGGCAIGPRPVDLHLQALADLGAEIELVDGYINASAPGGLRGGEIRFPKVSVGATENALMAATLARGGSVIENAAREPEVAELARCLVAMGARIEGIGSDRLEIEGTDALSGADWRIMPDRIESGTFAAAAAITGGSLELVGARLELMRAVVEALQRIGVEISETEAGLSVVAGGGLAGLDITTQPYPGFPTDMQAQMMALLSVAEGASMISETIFENRFMHVPELCRMGADIVVSGGSAMIRGVSRLKGAPTMATDLRASVSLVLAGLAADGETVVSRVYHLDRGYERLVEKLAGCGALIERLQDEAA